A region of the Pseudomonas silesiensis genome:
GCAAGTGCAAAGCGAAAAGATCTGAGGCTGAACCCTCACTCTATTGATTAAGCGAAAATCAATGTGGGAGCGAGCTTGCTCGCGAAGACGGTGGTTCAGGCTCAGGCGATGTTGAATGTGCCGGCCTCTTCGCGAGCAAGCTCGCTCCCACAGGTTTTGTGGCTGCCGAAGATTTGCGTGGTATTCGGTATTCGAATGCCGATAGAGTTTCCACAGTTTGCAGATTATCGTGCTGGCAATCTGTCCATTTCTTGGAGTTTGCCCATGAGTGACGCCCACGCTGCTTTGATCACCCAGTTCTACCAAGCCTTCCAGCGCCTGGATGCCGAAGCCATGAGCGCTTGCTACACCGATGACGTGGTGTTCAGTGACCCGGCGTTCGGCGAGCTGCGCGGCCGTGATGCCGGTGACATGTGGCGCATGCTCACTACCCGGGCCAAGGATTTCTCCCTGACGTTCGACAACGTGCGCAGCGATGAACGCACCGGCGCTGCGCACTGGGTGGCGACCTACCTGTTCAGCCAGACCGGCAACACCGTGGTCAATGACATTCAGGCGCGTTTCGTGTTTCGCGACGGCAAGATTTGCGAGCATCACGACAGTTTTGATCTGTGGGCCTGGTCCCGTCAGGCGCTGGGATTCAAAGGGCTGCTGCTGGGCTGGACACCTGCGGTGAGAAACGCCGTTCGTGCGCAAGCGTTAAAGGGGCTAAAGGCATTCCAGGCCAGTCGCTGATAAGATCACGTCTTGTTTCCTACAAGCCTTGATCGTCACGTGAACACCTCGAGCGAATCTACCGTCATTGCCGCCGAACCGTCGCTGCCCGTCAGTAAAACCTGGTTCGTCTACCTTGTTCGCGCGGCTAATGGTTCGCTCTACTGCGGGATCAGCGACGATCCCGTCCGCCGTTTCGCCACCCACCAAAGCGGCAAAGGCGCGCGTTTCTTCCTGTCCAGCCCGGCCGTGGCATTGGTGTATACCGAAGTCTGCCGCGACAAAAGCGACGCCCTGCGGCAGGAACGGCTGATCAAAAAACTGAAAAAAAGCGCCAAGGAATGCCTGGTGGCGAGCGCGACGGCAGGCTTATCAATCTGACTGATAAGTTCCCATCAGGCAGATGGGTGGGCTGGGTGTGGATTGCGCGCTAAGCTGCGCACTCCTTACCCGTGCGGCGGAGCCGAGCATGTCCGAGTTGATTCTTCATCATTACCCGACGTCCCCTTTTTCCGAAAAGGCCCGCCTGCTGTTGGGTTTCAAGGGGCTGTCCTGGCGCTCGGTAACAATTTCGCCGGTGATGCCAAAACCCGATCTGACGGCGTTGACCGGAGGCTATCGCAAGACGCCCGTGTTGCAGGTTGGCGCTGATGTCTATTGCGACACGGCACTGATCGCCCGTCGCCTGGAACAGGAAAAAGCCCTGCCGGCGTTTTTTCCGGAAGGTCAGGAAATGATCGCTGCGACCTTCGCTGCCTGGGCTGATTCGGTGGTATTCCAACATGCGGTCAGCCTGGTGTTTCAACCGGAATCGATCGCTGTACGCTTCGGCACTATGCCACCGGAAGCGATCAAGGCGTTCATTGCCGATCGCACCGAGTTGTTCAGCGGTGGCAGCGCCACGCGCTTGTCGGCCGAGCAGGCCCGGCATCAATGGCCAACGATCATGGCACGCCTGGAGCAGCAGCTTCAGCGCGAGCAGGGCGACTTCCTGTTGGGTGAGCCATCGATCGCCGACTTTGCCCTGGCGCATCCGTTGTG
Encoded here:
- a CDS encoding nuclear transport factor 2 family protein — its product is MSDAHAALITQFYQAFQRLDAEAMSACYTDDVVFSDPAFGELRGRDAGDMWRMLTTRAKDFSLTFDNVRSDERTGAAHWVATYLFSQTGNTVVNDIQARFVFRDGKICEHHDSFDLWAWSRQALGFKGLLLGWTPAVRNAVRAQALKGLKAFQASR
- a CDS encoding GIY-YIG nuclease family protein, whose translation is MNTSSESTVIAAEPSLPVSKTWFVYLVRAANGSLYCGISDDPVRRFATHQSGKGARFFLSSPAVALVYTEVCRDKSDALRQERLIKKLKKSAKECLVASATAGLSI
- a CDS encoding glutathione S-transferase family protein, which encodes MSELILHHYPTSPFSEKARLLLGFKGLSWRSVTISPVMPKPDLTALTGGYRKTPVLQVGADVYCDTALIARRLEQEKALPAFFPEGQEMIAATFAAWADSVVFQHAVSLVFQPESIAVRFGTMPPEAIKAFIADRTELFSGGSATRLSAEQARHQWPTIMARLEQQLQREQGDFLLGEPSIADFALAHPLWFLKATPVTSPLVDAYPAVSAWLGRVLGFGHGAFSEMTSGEALEIARNATPAALPDEQFEEPNGFQAGQQVVIAATDYGVDPVAGELLFAGCEELIVRREDERGGVVHVHFPRFGFRIEAQ